A genomic region of Castor canadensis chromosome 16, mCasCan1.hap1v2, whole genome shotgun sequence contains the following coding sequences:
- the LOC109677851 gene encoding sperm motility kinase 2B-like, translating into MPGSFYSERYEWLTAQRSLSARSPDEILKAQYWLLRTIGEGYFGHVKLAYHRLTRTQVAVKLQQKWGESSYLASEISILKTLDHPNIIRLFQVIETVDHVYLVMEYVSGGQLRQHIKDAQRLCEEKARGIFKQILCAVKYCHDRGIVHRDLKADNILLDTEGNVKVIDFGLGTRYSIGEELTDWCGAFTHRAPEVFLRLPYDGRKVDVWSLGVVLYCMVTGALPFRGETVMQVRRAVLKLRYDIPRYLSMGVRNVIVQMLTKNPSERPTVDHVVGHPWLRQGEEGSPSPAVERLPKHPDPAIVVAMRDLGYNPDDIRQSLLQRRFDEAMATYLMLRDQMCQEVTFRARIKPQVRPEIVPTPSPADPSTFAPPLRRRASAPGLLQTFTLSSDDKTGHRGRGTASLPNVPLCILPRNVSTTSIVPQPGPAAAPPPGEVESGMSSKGMSSDEHAFTSGQPHDVATVPSSGNIQGWKRVRRRIVNSVLRLCCCVRGQK; encoded by the coding sequence ATGCCAGGATCATTCTATAGTGAGAGGTATGAGTGGCTGACAGCACAGCGCTCTCTCAGTGCCAGGTCCCCTGATGAGATCCTCAAGGCTCAGTATTGGCTCCTGAGGACCATAGGCGAAGGTTACTTTGGCCATGTGAAACTTGCCTACCACCGCCTCACGAGAACCCAGGTTGCAGTAAAACTACAGCAGAAGTGGGGGGAAAGCTCCTACCTTGCGAGTGAAATCTCTATACTGAAGACACTGGACCACCCTAACATCATCAGACTGTTTCAGGTGATCGAAACAGTGGACCATGTCTACCTGGTCATGGAGTACGTGAGCGGAGGGCAGCTCCGACAGCATATCAAGGACGCCCAGCGCCTGTGTGAGGAGAAGGCCCGTGGCATTTTCAAGCAGATCCTGTGTGCAGTCAAATACTGTCACGACAGAGGCATTGTGCACAGAGACCTGAAAGCTGACAACATCCTGCTTGATACTGAAGGCAACGTGAAAGTCATCGACTTTGGCCTTGGCACCAGGTACTCCATTGGAGAGGAGCTCACAGATTGGTGTGGTGCCTTTACACACCGGGCACCTGAAGTATTCCTGCGCCTACCCTATGATGGCCGAAAGGTGGACGTCTGGAGCCTGGGCGTCGTCCTCTACTGTATGGTGACGGGAGCCTTGCCCTTTAGAGGGGAGACTGTTATGCAGGTGCGGCGGGCAGTCCTGAAATTAAGGTATGACATACCCAGATACCTTTCTATGGGCGTGAGAAATGTCATAGTTCAGATGCTCACGAAAAACCCTAGTGAGAGGCCCACTGTAGACCACGTCGTGGGGCACCCTTGGCTAAGGCAAGGGGAGGAAGGGTCACCTAGTCCAGCTGTGGAGCGTCTGCCCAAACACCCGGACCCTGCAATCGTGGTGGCCATGCGTGACCTGGGTTACAACCCAGATGACATTCGCCAGTCTCTACTGCAGAGACGATTTGATGAGGCGATGGCCACCTACCTCATGTTGAGAGATCAAATGTGCCAGGAGGTTACATTCAGAGCCCGAATTAAGCCCCAGGTGCGCCCAGAGATTGTGCCCACCCCATCCCCTGCAGACCCTTCCACCTTTGCTCCCCCCCTAAGGAGGAGAGCCAGTGCACCTGGCCTTCTTCAGACCTTCACGTTGTCCTCCGATGACAAGACAGGGCACAGGGGCAGAGGAACAGCCAGCCTGCCTAATGTTCCCCTCTGCATCCTGCCAAGGAATGTCTCTACCACAAGCATCGTCCCCCAGCCTGGTCCTGCGGCTGCTCCGCCCCCTGGGGAGGTAGAGAGTGGCATGTCCTCTAAGGGAATGTCCTCAGATGAACACGCCTTCACCAGCGGGCAGCCCCACGATGTGGCCACAGTGCCTTCCAGCGGGAATATTCAAGGCTGGAAGAGGGTGAGGAGGAGGATTGTGAACTCTGTTTTAAGACTGTGTTGTTGTGTGCGGGGCCAAAAGTGA